GGAGGCATCGGGGCCAGGTGACTTAGATCAGCCTAGACAGTTATCTTCCCACTTCTACTCAGAAGCAGCGTCTAATTCAGGCAAGAGCCCCCCTTCCCCTACTGAGTTAACAGGATATCTGGGAAGTTAATTTGCACCAGTGGGGGGCCCCCTCAGCTTGGTGGGGTGAAGATGAGGGACTCTGTACTGCAGAGGCAGATCAGGGCAGCAGGGGCCCCAGCAAAGGGCAGAGGGATCAGTAATTGCAACTGCTTGTCTCATTTTAAGGGGAAGGTTTGAGTGTTCCCAGGCCGAGCTGCTGTTAAttcattccctctctctctctctctccttccctccctcccgcctCATAGTTATCAAGTTCCTGGAGGTCTATGAGCGCAGCTTCTGCAGGACAATTGAGACCCTGGTGGACATTTTCCAGGAGTACCCTGATGAGGTGGAGTACATCTTCAAGCCGTCCTGCGTACCCCTGCTGAGGTGTGCGGGCTGCTGTGGTGACGAGGGCCTAGAATGTGTCCCCGTGGAAGTGCACAACGTCACCATGGAGGTGAGGGCATGGCTGGAGAATGGGGGTAGCAGAGGGGAGGACGCCTCCTGCCCTTGGGCATCCCCTGAGTCACTGTAACTTGCTCGCTCTGAGGCAGCCGAGGAGGAGAAGCCTTGTCTGGGAGGGAGGCCTCTACAAAGAAGGCAGATGGGCCTCCCCTGGAGtcttggggaggggaaaggggggtggTCAGTCTTGCTTTTAGCCAAAGGCTGGTGTGATGAGACATTGCTTCGGGGGTCTGATCTCCCATGGCCGCACCAAGCAGATTTAACAGGAGTTGCTTCCATTTAAGGTTAAGGGGAGAATCCATTTTCTGGGTCAGTGGAGTTAACTTGCTAGCCACAGACAGAGAAGCTGCATTATAAAGGGAGCGCTTCGAATGACTTCCTGGTGTGATCTCGGAGGCCGGGTAGGGAATCTTCCCAGCCCCTTGTGCCACATTAACTCTTGTTTTGGTATTTGTATCAGGCAGCACTTGCTCATAAGGCGGCTGCGTGTAGTGTGAAAGAGGATGCCCTCTCTGATCTCTCTCCCCTGGAGAGTGTGTCAGGCCAGCCTTTACCCGCGGAGCTGGGGATTTGGGCCGTTAGCGCCAATGgcccagcaggggtgggaaggggctctaagaaatgctgctgctgcagtgtcaAGTGGAAAAGTCTCTGTGCTTTTGTTCTGAAGCTGCTGAATTTAGTGCTCAGGAAGGTCAGAGGCTGGCCGTGTGGGCGAAGGCCAGGCGTACCGGCAGGAAGCTCTCTGTGAAAGCATTCCCCATATCGATCAGCCACTGTAGCTCCGCACTGGCCGGGttcccgcctccccccacccacagcaacGCTGAGGCCCTGAGCCTGACCAGCACTGCCTCTGCTCTTCCAGTCCTGGGCTTCCCATACACAgctcctcactcctgacctgcagccttcccccacccccgttccagCCCTGGACCCCTCAAGCAGAGACTGTAAATATTGCAGTGGCTTTGTGGTATGGACAAGAGACCACACGGGACTATGTTGACACCAAACACACTCATTATGCTCATGACCTGAGCCAAATTTGACATTGTGTGTTGAGAACCttgcattattatttatattggtGCAGCAGCTCAGGCTCCAGTCGGGATCGATGACCCGTTATGCTGGGTGCTGTAAATAGGGATGCATGTTTCTTCCTGCCCCTTCACACTGGACTCACCAGAGCTGACCGATGTGCACATGCATTGAGGGCAGGAGCACATCAGCAGATCTCTGCCGGAAGCACCAGTGCTAGCGTCCCAGCTGGGTTcatgatgagtgcagtataaataCAGAGGGTCAGATCCGTGGCTTAAGTGACTTCgctggagctgcactgattgacaccagctcaAAAGCTGCAGGGATGATTCTAGTGCTGAGTGCAGGAATCCTAGCTCTGCAGCACTGAATGGTTCACGTCTTGATACGCAGTGGCTTTTATTCTGCGCGAGCAGCCTGGGTGGAGTGGGCGACTCAGGGGATCAAGAGTTTGCTCCCAGGGCCTTACACCTGGAAGGCACCAGTTTGAATCCAGGATGGGGCAGGAGCTCAGGAGTGGGCTGTGGCATCTTGGTTTAAATGCCTCTCTTGTTGGTAGGGACTGAAGTTTGTCTCCAGCTGAGGGCAGTTTTCTGGCTGCTGTGAAATCGGCTGTTTTCTTGTCGGTCTTAGAGGGGCCTGGTACTGACAAAGCAAGTGTCGGCCTTTAGAAGTGTCACTAGGGGAGAAATCTATGGACAGGGCAGCATGGGGGAAGTTTGCACAGCTGCCCTTGCTCCTGTACCAGCATCCAGGGCTGTCACTCTGCACTTTTCACCAgcaccagctccagctccacttcaCATCTGAAAAAATAAAGCCCTAGGCTGAGCTTGGTGCTGCTTCCTGCCAGGCAAGCAAAGGGCTCCACTTACCAGGAGGATGCGCCTGGAAGCACCACTAGGAGCTCTGGTGCCCTCCTCAGAGAGACagcgggggggctgggaatgTTTCTTCTGTCTGTGCTTCTTGGCAGAGATGCCGATCCGCCCCGACTGGCCCATGATTGTGACTCTCTGTGTCTTTCCTTCCAGATAATGAGAATTAAACCCCATCAGAGTCAGCACATAGTGCACATGAGCTTCTTACAGCACAGTAAATGTGAATGCAGGTGAGGATGGAGCCACGCTGGGGATCTCCAGAGCACCAGCTGCCCTCAGAAGGCACCTGCCCACGGGGAGCCGGCCTTTCTTTTTTACTGGCATTGGGGGTTAGGGACCCTGGCCTGGGGCTGCAGGTCTGCTCCAAGCTGGTTcgcagaggggcagctgggctggggaggaaaggGTCCTTCGCTAATGATGTCACCACCTTTCTAGAGActgctggggggctggaggagagtaCGGGGGAGGGCTGATGATAGCCCATGTCCCATGGAGCCCCGTGGCTGCCAACGGGTTGCAAATGGAGGACAAACCCCTCCAGGGAGGCCGCTCAGCCAGTCAGGATAGATGGGGCCTATGTGCCGAGGGCACAGTGGTGGGACTGCTGTCCTTGGGGGGATAAGGCGGGGCTGGGATGGTGAAGGGGAGGACAGTACAGTAAGGGCCTGCCACTGGCTCCCTTCTAAGCCAGCATTTGTTCTCTCTTGCCCTGCAGACCAAAGAAAGACGTCAAAGCTAAACAAGAAAAGTAAGTGACGAgccttttcctcctttttcttttggtGGTTGGCTGGtggtttatttccccctctttgCTCCTTTGACAGCAGGAGATGCTCAGATTTAGGCACTGTTTCTTTAATAAACAAGTGGTGCTGTTAGGGGGTTGTACCCTGAATCCATTCCAGGAGGGCACAGAAATCCAGTTGTGGTGGTTCTTCCTTATTCTAGACTGCAGGAGTCTGCTCCCTGCCTGACCCCTCATGACAGTGGCTCCCTGACACATTACATAGAGCATCAGAGAAATCCTGGAATGGAGTTAAGTGCCATTCAGGAATGGATTCTGGTGCAGCACCTGGGTGTTGCTGTGGTCACTGGCAATCGCTGCCTTTCTTTTTCCCGCTGTTTTGGTGAGAGCTTGCTGGCTTCTTTCGCATCAGCTTGCATAGAGACTCTTTCAGCAGCCAGACTATCCATCTCAGCTTTGGTTCCTGGcagggcctctctctctctgaacaagAGCCGCGCTTGGCCTCAGGAAGAGATTGCACTCGAGGCCTGGTGGAGGGAAGGCGAACACTATATGGGGTTGGACACTGCTCATTGAAAGGCGGGTGGGAGAAGGAAAGGAGCCACTTTAGCTTGCCTAGCAGCATGTGGGAATGTTCCTGGCAGAGGCTTTAGCGAGAGGTAGAATCTCGGTCAAACTTATGGATTTGCTTGGGCAGGTGATTTGCACAGAAGGGGTCAGGGTAGAACCTTTCCAAAAACGGTCACGAAAATTACCCTGACGCCATCTGCTCTCAGCGACGATAACAGACAGGGAGGAATGAACGATCCTGCGCTCACCCAGCACAAATCAATACATAAAGAGGAAAGCACGACCCCTCCCTGGGAGCGGGAGAGCTGGACTGCACGTGGCTGGGGTAGCGGCTCTGCACAGTGCCAGCGAGGGAAGTGATGGAGCTGGGGCTTGGGGAGGtgaggcagaaagagagagaacgaGAGAGAACACCCTCCTGGTCAGCTGTGCAGCCAGAGttgcttccctccttccctggaGTTCGGCTCATGGTTCCATCAGGCTGACGTTCCCGAGGTTCCTTCTCTCTGGACTAGTGTGTGCAGTGGTGGTTCAGTCCGCGTGACTTTGTGCTTTGAAGGTGTGAGAGAGCTGGGGCCGTGTGAGCGCTGGTGCCGTACGGGGTGGGCGAAGCAGCTGGCCTGCTcccctgtgtttgtgcagcgTTCCCTCTCCGCTAACCTGACCCGCAGCACCTCCCCTTCTCTATGCCATTCCTGCACGCTAGCGACAGTTTGGTTTGGATCGGACTGAAGTCTCTGTTGTGCTTGATGcttccatccctccccccaccccccgagtaCATTTGTCCTTAATGTCTCTCTGTAGTCTGCAAGGCATGGAAATCTCCCCCAAAggacatttccctccccccacccccccccaccccacgacTCTCCTTGTGTTCCTGGGACGCTCTCTTTGCTCGCAGCTAGGAGAGAGTTTGGAGGGAAATGAACACTCAGTTGCTGGTGCCAGCAAACAGGCTTGAACAGGGCCCAAGAAACGCCCTGCCAGTTACCCTCAgggtcctcccaccccctctcctcgCCCTTCTCCACCCAGCCAAGGTGGactgagctggggaagggaggaaggaggcagagctggggaggaggagggcttCGGTGCAAGGACTCACTCGACTGACCAACCCTGGGACTTTGTCTAGTGTCTCTGTGTCACGTGTGTCCCTTGCACTGGTGCTAGTGCAgctggaggggcagagcaggctgTCCCCCTGCTCTGCCGTCGGCAGCCCGATCGGTGCCGGCTCCTCCCAGACCCGCCTGCCAACCACAAGCGATGGATGGATTTGGAAGAAGAAGGTGTAAAATGAGTCAGTCTCTTGGCTCCGTCCGCTCCTCTCTTGGGCAGCGCCAGgtgaaatggggagggggaggtttggAAACTGCTTGGCTGGCAAAGAGAGGTCTCTTTCCCCTCCTAGGTGTCAGAACTAGGGTAGGCCTCTTCCTCCTTCATGCAGAGCCGGTAggaagctgccagtgggtgggagccctggagctcccagccatggGCTGACAGTCAGGAGCCAGCCAGCAGCAAGGATGAGCAAGTGAGTGACTCAGGTTCTGACTCCTCCTGCCCCGCTGCTCACCTGCCTGCAGGAATCACTCACTCGATCTGCCCATGCAGCTGCCGCAGCAAAGGGAAACAGGTTGGGTGCCTGACGTGCTTAGTGCTGCAGGGTCCTGCCCCCGCAAGTAAGCAGGCTACTGCCTATGCCAGGCTGCCCCTGGCTGCCATGAGGGCAGTGGGTGCGGGGCGAAGGGCTGGGAGAGCTTTGACCAAACACTTCCAACTCGTTACCCCTCAGTAGCGAGGCTCGCATGGCAAAGCTTTAACACAGggccccttccctcagggaaaCCCCCCTGCCCTCATGGGGCAGCTTCCGCACCCTGTCCCAGCACGTATTAACCCTGACCCGGCTGGTCACCGGGGTGGAATTCTCTGCCGCACCGACGTTCCCTTTGGAATACTGGCGATGCTGGTGTTGCAGCTTGCCCTGCACATCTGGGCATGTCTGGACCCAGCGCTTTAGTTTATCAAGGAGGAGGGGAGTTGCTCTGTTCTGATTTCTTCTTGTCAGTCAGTGATGGACGCTCTGTTGGCGGCCCTCCCAAAGTTTGGGCCACACTTACTGAGTCTCTCTGCGCCCCTCCTCCGCCCGGAAAGCCCTCCTACCCTTGAGGCGGTAGCAGCAGGGCAATAGGATGCTGGGACTGGTCCAGGCTGCCTTTGATTTGAAGGGCTCTTTGCCCCTGTGGTTGTGGTGGGGAGCGTGAGAAAGCCAGTGCGAATGGTGTGATGAGCACATCATCCCAGAGACCAGTTCTCCGGCCCTGCCCTGggtgtttcccccttcccccaatggACACACATGGCTGTATTTTTTCCTTTCGGTTTTCTtccgttctctctctctctctctctctctcttctggttttttttttttttttggtttttcttccaGAAAATCAAAGCGAGGAATGGGGAAGGGGCAAAAGAGAAAGCGCAAGAAAAGCCGGTACAAACCGCTCAGCTTGTACGTTTGTGTCATGTGCTCGTAGACTCTGTCCCAAACCAATCAGCCCGCTTGCAGCACACTCaaaatctcccccctccccctccgaaTCACTGGTGGGCTCCTAGTCCTGCGGGGCAGCGCTGGTGGTAGCACTGGGCAGGGGTAGCACAGCTCAGGGCAGGTGGCTTTTGCTTGCTTGGCACCTCCTCTCTTTGACGAGCAGCTGTGGTCGTTTCCGAGGGCACAGGAGCGTGGTGGCTGGGCGGGCTCGTTGCACTGCAATCGCTCCGTATAATGCGCCTGTGTGATCCCCCTTCCCACCTTGGCTTCTGTCCTCCGCCAGTCCCTGCGGCAAGGCGGGCAACAGGAGACTGGCCTCAGCTGTGcatgcgtgtgtgcgtgtgtgtctgatGAAAACACGAGCCTAGGGGAGCAGTGGAAGCGCTGGGTAACTTAGGGGGGCTCTCTGCATCTGCTGGGTTTggtggcttctctctctctc
This genomic window from Eretmochelys imbricata isolate rEreImb1 chromosome 3, rEreImb1.hap1, whole genome shotgun sequence contains:
- the VEGFA gene encoding vascular endothelial growth factor A, long form isoform X3, which gives rise to MNFLLTWIHWGLAALLYLHNAKLSQAAPTLGDGERKPNEVIKFLEVYERSFCRTIETLVDIFQEYPDEVEYIFKPSCVPLLRCAGCCGDEGLECVPVEVHNVTMEIMRIKPHQSQHIVHMSFLQHSKCECRPKKDVKAKQEKCEKPRR
- the VEGFA gene encoding vascular endothelial growth factor A, long form isoform X1, which gives rise to MNFLLTWIHWGLAALLYLHNAKLSQAAPTLGDGERKPNEVIKFLEVYERSFCRTIETLVDIFQEYPDEVEYIFKPSCVPLLRCAGCCGDEGLECVPVEVHNVTMEIMRIKPHQSQHIVHMSFLQHSKCECRPKKDVKAKQEKKSKRGMGKGQKRKRKKSRYKPLSFHCEPCSERRKHLFVQDPQTCKCSCKFTDSRCKSRQLELNERTCRCEKPRR
- the VEGFA gene encoding vascular endothelial growth factor A, long form isoform X2; this encodes MNFLLTWIHWGLAALLYLHNAKLSQAAPTLGDGERKPNEVIKFLEVYERSFCRTIETLVDIFQEYPDEVEYIFKPSCVPLLRCAGCCGDEGLECVPVEVHNVTMEIMRIKPHQSQHIVHMSFLQHSKCECRPKKDVKAKQENHCEPCSERRKHLFVQDPQTCKCSCKFTDSRCKSRQLELNERTCRCEKPRR